The Sorangiineae bacterium MSr11367 genome window below encodes:
- a CDS encoding serine/threonine protein kinase, with protein MSEIPLVGTKIRGWRLVRLLGVGRVSAAYEVYDDGGQHAVLKLCTIPEKEAHNLFLRAVYAANRFHHPRVVPILQDGTDETGAPFVIRPWLDAQSLAEVATERDITEKEVLRMAEQLLDALEMAHAHGITHGALTPHNLLLTPKGSIRLCDFAMTPSMGLDRPSNRASHADVRDRISEMRAGPYTAPERTSWAGARATEAADVWSVGACMYFALCKRSPKGERTSQNLLGELPHISKGTLAILNHALNPNPDDRYESAYAMLGDVRRAMQGRRPKLSFAEKPIPSGGYRALSVVTGEHVGAAVSRIGRPSMTEIDLRAQWRGNAALILAIVALVGVATAVMIHEKLTETPADTREAPASSEETQR; from the coding sequence ATGAGCGAGATACCGCTCGTTGGGACCAAGATCCGGGGGTGGCGTCTGGTTCGGTTGCTCGGCGTCGGTCGGGTCTCCGCAGCCTACGAGGTCTACGACGACGGCGGGCAGCATGCGGTGCTCAAGCTGTGCACCATCCCCGAGAAGGAGGCGCACAACCTCTTCCTGCGCGCCGTCTACGCGGCGAATCGTTTTCATCATCCGCGCGTGGTGCCCATCCTTCAAGATGGCACGGACGAGACCGGTGCGCCGTTCGTCATACGACCGTGGCTCGACGCGCAATCGCTCGCCGAGGTGGCCACGGAGCGTGACATCACCGAGAAGGAGGTGCTGCGCATGGCCGAGCAGCTGCTCGACGCGCTCGAGATGGCCCACGCGCACGGCATCACGCATGGCGCCCTCACGCCGCACAACCTGTTGCTCACGCCCAAAGGGTCCATCCGTCTTTGCGACTTCGCGATGACCCCGTCCATGGGGCTCGATCGGCCGTCGAACCGCGCGAGCCACGCCGACGTGCGCGATCGCATCTCCGAGATGCGCGCCGGTCCGTACACCGCACCCGAGCGTACGAGCTGGGCCGGCGCACGCGCCACCGAGGCGGCAGACGTGTGGTCCGTCGGCGCATGCATGTACTTTGCACTTTGCAAGCGATCGCCGAAGGGCGAGCGCACGTCGCAGAACCTACTGGGCGAGCTCCCGCACATCTCCAAAGGGACGCTGGCCATCCTGAATCACGCGCTGAACCCCAATCCGGACGATCGCTACGAGAGCGCCTACGCGATGCTCGGCGACGTGCGTCGGGCGATGCAGGGCCGCCGGCCGAAGCTCTCCTTCGCCGAAAAGCCCATCCCGTCCGGCGGCTACCGCGCCCTCTCCGTGGTTACGGGCGAGCACGTGGGCGCCGCCGTGTCGCGCATCGGCCGCCCGTCGATGACCGAAATCGACCTGCGCGCCCAATGGCGCGGCAACGCCGCCCTGATCCTCGCCATCGTCGCCCTCGTGGGCGTTGCAACGGCGGTGATGATTCACGAGAAACTCACGGAAACACCGGCCGATACGCGCGAGGCCCCCGCGTCGTCCGAGGAAACGCAGCGGTAA
- a CDS encoding sigma-54 dependent transcriptional regulator, whose translation MSVVGSSGQPLTADSGAPGAKTVLVVDDEKNIRRALELVLAGEGYRVLLAETAGQALRLLASPESPVDLAIFDVKLPDMSGLEALERIRRDEATKDLPVVVISGHATVNDAVQAIKLGASDFFEKPLARERVLVSVKNVLDAWQTRRALAEVTRLQSQRYEMIGQAPAMGRLFHDIEKVAPTKASVLITGESGTGKELISRAIHRLSPRTDGPFVKVNCAAIPRELIESELFGHERGAFTGAQARKRGFFEQAHGGTLFLDEIGDMDLVAQAKVLRALQSGEISRVGSEHVMHVDVRVLAATNKDLSKAVERQTFREDLFFRLNVFPIRSPALRERVEDIPLLAEAFMDAFARENGTKKKPMDPEVIKALTARKWPGNVRELKNVVERMAILSGDRVTIADLPEDPHESPFGEEDERDAPGTESPSILPSPPDDHEEGTLSSPPAPGTYMTLREFREFSERKYIVDTLKLTGWNISRTAVILGVERTNLHKKIRAFSIKRGEG comes from the coding sequence ATGAGCGTCGTCGGATCATCGGGACAACCACTCACCGCCGATTCGGGGGCCCCCGGGGCGAAGACCGTCCTCGTCGTCGACGACGAGAAGAACATCCGCCGCGCCCTCGAGCTGGTGCTCGCGGGCGAAGGCTACCGCGTGCTCCTGGCCGAAACGGCGGGCCAGGCGCTGCGTCTGCTGGCGAGCCCGGAGTCGCCGGTGGACCTGGCCATTTTCGACGTGAAGCTGCCCGACATGAGCGGGCTCGAGGCGCTCGAGCGCATCCGGCGCGACGAGGCCACGAAGGACTTGCCGGTGGTGGTCATCAGCGGGCACGCCACGGTGAACGACGCGGTGCAGGCCATCAAGCTGGGTGCGAGCGACTTCTTCGAGAAGCCGCTGGCCCGCGAGCGTGTCCTGGTCAGCGTCAAGAACGTGCTCGACGCCTGGCAAACCCGCCGCGCGTTGGCCGAGGTCACGCGCCTGCAATCGCAGCGCTACGAGATGATCGGGCAAGCCCCCGCCATGGGGCGCCTGTTCCACGACATCGAGAAGGTGGCCCCGACCAAGGCGAGCGTCCTCATCACCGGCGAAAGCGGGACGGGCAAAGAGCTCATCTCGCGCGCCATCCACCGACTCAGCCCGCGCACCGACGGGCCGTTCGTGAAGGTCAATTGCGCGGCCATCCCGCGCGAGCTCATCGAAAGCGAGCTATTCGGCCACGAGCGCGGCGCCTTCACGGGCGCGCAGGCGCGCAAACGCGGCTTCTTCGAGCAGGCCCACGGCGGAACGCTGTTCCTCGACGAAATTGGCGACATGGACCTGGTCGCGCAGGCCAAGGTGCTCCGCGCGCTGCAGTCGGGAGAAATCTCGCGCGTGGGCAGCGAGCACGTGATGCACGTGGACGTGCGCGTTCTCGCGGCGACGAACAAGGATCTCTCCAAGGCGGTCGAGCGGCAGACCTTCCGCGAGGACCTCTTTTTCCGGCTCAACGTCTTCCCCATTCGCAGCCCTGCGCTGCGCGAGCGCGTGGAGGACATTCCGCTGCTCGCCGAGGCCTTCATGGACGCCTTCGCCCGCGAGAACGGCACCAAGAAGAAGCCGATGGATCCGGAGGTGATCAAGGCCCTCACCGCCCGCAAGTGGCCCGGCAACGTGCGCGAACTGAAGAACGTCGTCGAGCGAATGGCCATTCTATCCGGCGACCGCGTCACCATCGCCGATCTGCCGGAAGACCCCCACGAGAGCCCCTTCGGCGAGGAAGACGAGCGCGATGCCCCGGGCACCGAGAGCCCCTCGATCCTCCCCTCCCCGCCCGACGATCACGAGGAGGGCACGCTCTCGAGCCCCCCGGCGCCGGGCACCTACATGACGTTGCGCGAATTCCGCGAGTTCTCCGAGCGCAAGTACATCGTGGACACCTTGAAGCTCACGGGATGGAACATCTCGCGCACCGCGGTCATCCTCGGCGTGGAACGCACGAACTTGCACAAGAAGATCCGCGCATTCTCGATCAAGCGCGGCGAGGGGTAA